The following proteins are co-located in the bacterium genome:
- the dprA gene encoding DNA-processing protein DprA encodes MKAGTLRTDGAAAWLGLALLPALGPRQALRMADHLGGPAAVLGSSDAALRSAGMRDAARTTFLAARDGIAARIRDEVEALERAQAVLIAWDDAAYPEPLRTLPDPPLVLAVRGDVAALAAPAVAIVGARRCSDYGRRVAGELARALAGAGLVVVSGLAAGIDAAAHRGALEAGGRTTAVLGTGIDRVYPAWHRPLARQVAGQGALVSELPCGAPALPHHFPRRNRVVSGLALGTVVVEAAERSGSLGTARLALEQGREVFAVPGPVGVAGHVGCHRLIQEGAQLVTGAADVLAVLAPALVPQMQAARAAAEAAALGADERAALAALEGGPAHVDDVIRTTGLGPQAALETLLALELRGLVEQRPGMRFARRWAA; translated from the coding sequence ATGAAGGCCGGCACGCTGCGCACGGACGGCGCCGCGGCGTGGCTGGGGCTGGCGCTCCTGCCCGCTCTCGGGCCGCGACAAGCGCTGCGGATGGCGGATCACCTCGGTGGTCCGGCCGCGGTGCTCGGTTCCTCCGACGCCGCTCTGCGCTCCGCGGGCATGCGCGACGCCGCCCGGACGACGTTCCTGGCCGCGCGCGACGGCATCGCCGCCCGCATCCGCGACGAGGTCGAGGCGCTCGAGCGTGCGCAAGCCGTGCTGATCGCCTGGGACGACGCCGCCTATCCCGAGCCCCTGCGCACGCTTCCCGATCCGCCGCTGGTCCTGGCCGTGCGTGGCGACGTCGCCGCCCTCGCGGCTCCGGCCGTCGCCATCGTCGGCGCCCGGCGATGCAGCGACTACGGCCGGCGGGTAGCGGGCGAGCTGGCGCGGGCCCTCGCCGGGGCCGGGCTCGTCGTGGTGAGCGGGCTCGCCGCCGGCATCGACGCCGCGGCGCATCGCGGGGCGCTCGAGGCGGGCGGGCGTACCACCGCCGTGCTCGGCACCGGCATCGATCGCGTCTATCCGGCCTGGCATCGGCCGCTGGCGCGGCAGGTGGCGGGGCAGGGGGCGCTGGTCAGCGAGCTGCCCTGCGGCGCGCCGGCGCTGCCGCATCACTTCCCCCGCCGCAACCGCGTGGTGAGCGGGCTCGCGCTGGGCACCGTCGTCGTCGAGGCGGCCGAGCGCAGCGGCTCGCTCGGAACGGCGCGGCTGGCGCTGGAGCAGGGGCGCGAGGTGTTCGCGGTGCCGGGCCCGGTCGGCGTCGCCGGCCACGTCGGCTGTCATCGCCTGATCCAGGAGGGCGCGCAGCTCGTCACCGGGGCGGCCGACGTGCTCGCCGTGCTCGCGCCGGCCCTGGTGCCGCAGATGCAGGCGGCGCGCGCCGCGGCGGAGGCCGCCGCGCTGGGCGCGGACGAGCGGGCGGCGCTGGCGGCGCTCGAGGGCGGGCCGGCGCACGTCGACGACGTGATCCGGACGACCGGCCTCGGACCGCAGGCGGCGCTCGAGACCCTGCTCGCGCTCGAGCTGCGCGGCCTCGTCGAGCAACGACCCGGGATGCGCTTCGCGCGGAGGTGGGCGGCCTGA
- a CDS encoding amidohydrolase: protein MSDRLGAIDCWVNVPVGFAAYRPDFLVRVARDYFRREREILEPAPLPDLLTAMDAAGIERAIISMDAHDPAPFDEIVSAFPGKFVCAAVIDPTTGMEAVRLVEKLATRHSMRLVRMIPFLVNRPPNDKAYYPVYAKCVELGIPVSINTGIPGPPMPAEPQRPLYLDEVCLFFPELTLVMAHGADPWWGEAIRLLLKYPNLYMMTSAYAPKYLPPELIQFMNTRGQGKVIFASDHPVLSFARCRAEAEALPLRPGVLEKYLRENALGVFRWDRSDPGRPHANLV, encoded by the coding sequence ATGAGCGACCGGCTGGGCGCGATCGACTGCTGGGTGAACGTCCCGGTCGGGTTCGCCGCCTACCGGCCCGACTTCCTCGTCCGCGTCGCCCGCGACTACTTCAGACGCGAGCGCGAGATCCTCGAGCCCGCGCCGCTGCCCGACCTCCTCACGGCCATGGACGCCGCCGGCATCGAGCGCGCGATCATCTCCATGGACGCGCACGATCCGGCGCCGTTCGACGAGATCGTGAGCGCCTTCCCGGGCAAGTTCGTGTGCGCCGCGGTCATCGACCCGACGACGGGCATGGAGGCGGTGCGGCTGGTCGAGAAGCTCGCGACCCGCCACAGCATGCGGCTCGTGCGGATGATCCCGTTCCTCGTGAACCGGCCGCCGAACGACAAGGCCTACTACCCGGTGTACGCGAAGTGCGTCGAGCTCGGCATCCCGGTCTCCATCAACACCGGCATTCCGGGGCCGCCGATGCCCGCCGAGCCGCAGCGGCCGCTCTACCTGGACGAGGTCTGCCTCTTCTTCCCCGAGCTGACGCTGGTCATGGCCCACGGCGCCGATCCGTGGTGGGGCGAGGCGATCCGACTCCTCCTCAAGTACCCGAACCTCTACATGATGACCTCGGCCTACGCGCCGAAGTACCTGCCGCCGGAGCTGATCCAGTTCATGAACACGCGCGGGCAGGGCAAAGTCATATTCGCCTCGGACCATCCGGTCCTATCCTTCGCGCGCTGCCGGGCCGAGGCCGAGGCGCTGCCGCTGCGTCCCGGGGTGCTCGAGAAGTACCTGCGGGAGAACGCGCTCGGGGTGTTCCGCTGGGATCGATCCGACCCGGGTCGACCTCATGCGAATCTCGTGTGA
- a CDS encoding Dabb family protein, translated as MPIERYHFFKLKPAFATTAGRRETRDRLLAVLPGLPGVRGVVAGIPADDEALAAWDVSLVVRFDDLAAAATYRAAPGHRRFVDEFMVPRLEVKKSWNFEVAAA; from the coding sequence ATGCCCATCGAGCGCTATCACTTCTTCAAGCTGAAGCCGGCCTTTGCGACCACCGCAGGGCGCCGCGAGACGCGCGACCGGCTCCTCGCGGTCCTGCCCGGCCTGCCGGGCGTACGCGGCGTCGTCGCCGGCATCCCCGCCGACGACGAGGCCCTCGCCGCCTGGGACGTCAGCCTCGTCGTGCGCTTCGACGACCTCGCCGCCGCCGCGACCTACCGGGCCGCCCCGGGCCACCGGCGCTTCGTCGACGAGTTCATGGTGCCGCGGCTCGAGGTGAAGAAGAGCTGGAACTTCGAGGTCGCCGCGGCCTGA
- a CDS encoding glycosyltransferase family 2 protein: MQRADHAVALASSEAVPRLPGLSAVVPLHDEVENVAAVVAGLRAVLPEVAEHWEVVLVDDGSRDGTGALVDALAAADAGVRVVRHARNRGYGAAIRTGFAAARHGWLFLMDGDGQFDPGELPRLCAAHADADAVVGWRERRADPWVRRVNTAGWNRLVRTLFRLPVRDVNCAFKLLRREALGAAATVADGAMISTELLARLRQRGARIVEVSVTHLPRRAGQASGAAPAVVLRAFLELARLTRELR; the protein is encoded by the coding sequence GTGCAGCGCGCCGATCATGCTGTGGCCCTCGCCTCCAGCGAAGCGGTCCCGCGACTTCCGGGTCTGAGCGCCGTCGTCCCGCTGCACGACGAGGTCGAGAACGTCGCTGCGGTGGTCGCCGGTCTGCGGGCCGTCCTGCCGGAGGTCGCGGAGCACTGGGAGGTGGTCCTCGTCGACGACGGCAGCCGCGACGGCACCGGCGCGCTGGTCGACGCGCTGGCCGCGGCGGATGCCGGCGTGCGCGTGGTGCGCCACGCCCGCAACCGCGGCTACGGGGCCGCCATCCGCACCGGCTTCGCCGCCGCCCGCCACGGCTGGCTCTTCCTCATGGACGGCGACGGGCAGTTCGATCCGGGCGAGCTGCCGCGCCTGTGCGCCGCCCACGCCGATGCCGACGCGGTGGTCGGCTGGCGCGAGCGCCGCGCCGATCCATGGGTGCGGCGGGTGAACACCGCGGGGTGGAACCGGCTCGTGCGCACGCTGTTCCGCCTGCCGGTGCGCGATGTCAACTGCGCCTTCAAGCTGCTGCGGCGCGAGGCCCTGGGCGCCGCGGCGACGGTCGCCGACGGCGCCATGATCTCGACCGAGCTGCTCGCGCGCCTGCGGCAACGCGGCGCGCGCATCGTCGAGGTGTCGGTGACGCACCTGCCGCGCCGGGCGGGGCAGGCATCGGGCGCGGCGCCGGCGGTGGTGCTGCGCGCCTTCCTCGAGCTCGCGCGGCTCACGCGGGAGCTGCGATGA
- a CDS encoding beta-lactamase family protein, whose protein sequence is MRRTIPGAVSLVRCVARARVPRDLESVTVVRWEAETAPRALGVEAAGVEAIWSAVQRLYRSGLHPAIGLCVRRHGRVLLDRTIGHAAGNGPDDLPDAPKRPLTPDTPFLTLSASKAVTAMLIHLLDQRNLIRLDDPVCEYIPEFGVYGKQWITIRHVLCHRAGIPNLPPEVMALEHFDETAPVIRILCDARPTWRPGRELAYHAVSGGFLLGEIIRRVTGRDPRTFLDEELRRPLGFRWLSYGVPAERTDQVVRNYFTGPPLIPPANLLFARVLGVGFHEAIALSNDARFLRGVIPSANVVATANEMSRFYQLLLDGGELDGVRVFDPRTIRRATGEQSYLEFDFSLVLPFRYGMGFMLGAEWFSLYGPDTQHAFGHLGFTNVVCWADPERELAVALLTSGKPFVYPELWYLWDVLRQIGRACPTVD, encoded by the coding sequence GTGCGCCGTACCATTCCGGGGGCCGTGTCGTTGGTCCGCTGTGTCGCCCGCGCCCGCGTTCCGCGGGACCTCGAGAGTGTCACGGTGGTGCGCTGGGAGGCGGAGACGGCGCCGCGGGCGCTCGGGGTCGAGGCGGCCGGCGTCGAGGCGATCTGGAGCGCCGTCCAGCGCCTCTACCGCAGCGGCCTCCATCCCGCCATCGGCCTCTGCGTGCGCCGGCACGGCCGCGTGCTCCTCGACCGTACGATCGGCCACGCGGCCGGCAACGGCCCGGACGATCTGCCCGACGCCCCCAAGCGGCCGCTCACGCCCGACACGCCGTTCCTCACGCTGTCGGCGTCGAAGGCGGTGACGGCGATGCTGATCCACCTGCTCGATCAGCGGAACCTGATCCGCCTCGACGACCCGGTCTGCGAGTACATCCCCGAGTTCGGCGTGTACGGAAAGCAGTGGATCACGATCCGTCACGTCCTCTGCCATCGCGCCGGCATCCCGAACCTGCCGCCGGAGGTGATGGCGCTCGAGCACTTCGACGAGACCGCGCCGGTGATCCGTATCCTCTGCGACGCCCGTCCGACGTGGCGCCCCGGACGCGAGCTCGCCTATCACGCGGTGAGCGGCGGCTTCCTGCTCGGCGAGATCATCCGCCGCGTCACCGGGCGCGACCCGCGCACGTTCCTCGACGAGGAGCTGCGGCGGCCGCTCGGGTTCCGCTGGCTGTCCTACGGCGTGCCGGCGGAGCGGACCGATCAGGTCGTCCGCAACTACTTCACCGGGCCGCCGTTGATCCCGCCCGCGAATCTCCTCTTCGCGCGCGTGCTCGGCGTCGGCTTCCACGAGGCGATCGCGCTCTCGAACGACGCGCGCTTCCTGCGCGGCGTGATCCCCTCGGCGAACGTCGTCGCGACGGCGAACGAGATGAGCCGCTTCTACCAGCTGCTCCTCGACGGCGGCGAGCTCGACGGCGTGCGCGTGTTCGATCCGCGCACGATCCGGCGCGCGACCGGTGAGCAGTCGTATCTCGAGTTCGACTTCTCGCTCGTCCTGCCGTTCCGCTACGGCATGGGCTTCATGCTCGGCGCCGAGTGGTTCAGCCTCTACGGACCCGACACGCAGCACGCCTTCGGCCACCTCGGCTTCACGAACGTCGTCTGCTGGGCCGATCCCGAGCGCGAGCTGGCGGTGGCGCTGCTGACGAGCGGCAAGCCGTTCGTCTATCCCGAGCTGTGGTACCTGTGGGACGTGCTGCGTCAGATCGGGCGGGCCTGCCCCACGGTCGACTGA
- the topA gene encoding type I DNA topoisomerase: MAKHLVIVESPAKAKTLSKYLGRDYQVKASVGHVVDLPKSKIGVDIEDDFAPEYHVIPGKTSILSEIKSAAKDKETIYLAPDPDREGEAIAWHIAKKLGHPKKTNIRRVLFNEITKRAVLEALEHPRDIDQHRFEAQQARRVLDRLVGYRLSPLLWDKVRRGLSAGRVQSVAVRVIVEREREIRAFVPEEYWTVEARLEADQPPQFIARLTEVDGQKVDKDLQLDTKERVDGILARLGDAPWTVTRVEKKERRRHPTPPFITSRLQQEASRKLGFSPSRTMRIAQRLYEGIELGDAGSVGLITYMRTDSTRISADAIAAARDYIPKRYGPTYLPETPNFYRSKKDAQDAHEAIRPTSMEWEPDKLAGFLERDELAVYTLIWNRFVASQMASAVYDATAVDLEAGPCRFRANGQVLKFDGFIRVYTEGRDDSGPDEDAEGQLPPLTEGQAVALVELLPEQHFTQPPPRFSQATLIKELEEKGIGRPSTYASIMTTILDKEYVVEDDQRRLKPTELGMLVTDLLVESFPDVLNVEFTAGMEDQLDRIEEGTENWVQAMRRFWDPFAKDLERAKAEMRDVKREERPTDLACEKCGKPMVIKWGRRGEFLACSGYPECRTTTNFTRDEDGTIKPVEPEITDRMCELCGKPLQVRFGRFGKFLGCSGYPECKGIEPLFKPVPTGITCLQCGQGELFERRSRRGNPFFSCNRYPDCRFVVFDPPVAQPCPRCAAPFTTEKATKRLGTVRRCAREGCNWQAQVEEDGSLTPLPDRKPPAPTRLRPDTDAAALRPRARGEGPRVAARAVRRGGRAASGDGAAAAKPARKPPARKAPARKKAPAKKKVAGKAAGKSVGRKAPRAGSAAAAEPGEPQVES, from the coding sequence ATGGCGAAGCATCTCGTGATCGTCGAGTCGCCTGCGAAGGCGAAGACGCTGTCGAAGTACCTGGGGCGCGACTACCAGGTGAAGGCCTCGGTCGGTCACGTCGTCGACCTGCCGAAGTCGAAGATCGGCGTCGACATCGAGGACGACTTCGCGCCCGAGTACCACGTCATCCCCGGCAAGACGTCGATCCTCTCCGAGATCAAGTCGGCGGCGAAGGACAAGGAAACGATCTACCTCGCGCCCGACCCGGATCGCGAAGGCGAGGCGATCGCCTGGCACATCGCGAAGAAGCTCGGGCATCCGAAGAAGACCAACATCCGCCGCGTCCTCTTCAACGAGATCACCAAGCGCGCGGTGCTCGAAGCGCTCGAGCATCCGCGCGACATCGACCAGCACCGCTTCGAGGCGCAGCAGGCGCGCCGCGTGCTCGACCGGCTGGTCGGCTATCGGCTTTCGCCGCTGCTCTGGGACAAGGTCCGCCGCGGGCTCTCCGCCGGCCGCGTGCAGTCGGTCGCGGTGCGCGTCATCGTCGAGCGCGAGCGCGAGATCCGCGCCTTCGTCCCCGAGGAGTACTGGACGGTCGAGGCGCGGCTCGAGGCCGACCAGCCGCCGCAGTTCATCGCGCGCCTGACGGAGGTCGACGGGCAGAAGGTCGACAAGGACCTCCAGCTCGACACCAAGGAGCGCGTCGACGGCATCCTCGCCCGCCTCGGCGACGCGCCGTGGACGGTCACCAGGGTCGAGAAGAAGGAGCGCCGCCGGCATCCGACGCCGCCCTTCATCACCTCGCGCCTGCAGCAGGAGGCGTCGCGCAAGCTCGGCTTCTCGCCGTCGCGCACCATGCGCATCGCGCAGCGGCTGTACGAGGGCATCGAGCTCGGCGACGCCGGCTCCGTCGGTCTCATCACCTACATGCGCACGGACTCGACGCGCATCTCGGCGGACGCCATCGCCGCCGCGCGCGACTACATCCCGAAGCGCTACGGGCCGACCTACCTCCCCGAGACGCCGAACTTCTACCGCTCGAAGAAGGACGCGCAGGACGCCCACGAGGCGATCCGCCCCACGTCCATGGAGTGGGAGCCCGACAAGCTCGCCGGCTTCCTCGAGCGCGACGAGCTGGCCGTCTACACGCTCATCTGGAACCGCTTCGTCGCCAGCCAGATGGCGTCGGCGGTGTACGACGCGACCGCCGTCGATCTCGAGGCCGGCCCGTGCCGCTTTCGCGCCAACGGCCAGGTCCTCAAGTTCGACGGCTTCATCCGCGTGTACACCGAGGGCCGCGACGACAGCGGCCCCGACGAGGACGCCGAGGGCCAGCTGCCGCCGCTCACCGAGGGCCAGGCCGTCGCGCTCGTCGAGCTGCTGCCCGAGCAGCACTTCACCCAGCCCCCGCCGCGCTTCTCGCAGGCGACGCTCATCAAGGAGCTGGAGGAGAAGGGCATCGGCCGGCCGTCGACCTACGCCAGCATCATGACGACGATCCTCGACAAGGAGTACGTGGTCGAGGACGACCAGCGGCGGCTCAAGCCCACCGAGCTCGGCATGCTGGTGACCGACCTCCTCGTCGAGTCGTTCCCCGACGTGCTGAACGTCGAGTTCACCGCCGGCATGGAGGACCAGCTCGACCGCATCGAGGAGGGCACCGAGAACTGGGTGCAGGCGATGCGCCGGTTCTGGGATCCGTTCGCGAAGGACCTCGAGCGCGCCAAGGCCGAGATGCGCGACGTGAAGCGCGAGGAGCGTCCGACCGACCTCGCGTGCGAGAAGTGCGGCAAGCCCATGGTCATCAAGTGGGGCCGCCGCGGCGAGTTCCTCGCCTGCAGCGGCTACCCCGAGTGCCGCACGACGACGAACTTCACGCGCGACGAGGACGGCACCATCAAGCCGGTCGAGCCCGAGATCACCGACCGCATGTGCGAGCTGTGCGGCAAGCCGCTCCAGGTGCGCTTCGGCCGCTTCGGCAAGTTCCTCGGCTGCTCCGGCTACCCGGAGTGCAAGGGCATCGAGCCGCTCTTCAAGCCGGTGCCGACCGGCATCACGTGTCTCCAGTGCGGCCAGGGCGAGCTGTTCGAGCGCCGCTCGCGGCGCGGCAACCCGTTCTTCAGCTGCAACCGCTATCCCGACTGCCGCTTCGTCGTCTTCGATCCGCCGGTCGCGCAGCCGTGCCCGCGCTGCGCGGCGCCGTTCACCACCGAGAAGGCGACCAAGCGTCTCGGCACCGTGCGTCGCTGCGCCCGCGAGGGCTGCAACTGGCAGGCGCAGGTGGAGGAGGACGGCTCGCTGACGCCGCTCCCCGACCGCAAGCCGCCGGCGCCGACGCGCCTGCGGCCGGACACGGACGCCGCGGCGCTGCGCCCGAGGGCGAGGGGCGAAGGCCCGCGCGTGGCGGCCCGCGCGGTACGTCGCGGCGGGCGGGCCGCGTCCGGCGACGGGGCGGCCGCCGCGAAGCCGGCGCGCAAGCCGCCGGCGCGCAAGGCACCGGCCCGCAAGAAGGCACCCGCCAAGAAGAAGGTGGCGGGCAAAGCGGCGGGTAAGTCGGTGGGCCGGAAGGCGCCGCGCGCCGGCAGCGCCGCGGCTGCGGAGCCCGGCGAGCCGCAGGTCGAGTCGTGA
- a CDS encoding sigma-70 family RNA polymerase sigma factor: MATIPAPDDPEALYRRHRPRVVRLCQLLLRDPAEAQDVAQEVFLRLLRAAEAGRTPAAWGAWLSRVTVNACRDRRRGRWWRWWRDAGLEIDVASLAAPGGTPELTALRTELRGAVWTAFRRLPARQREVFVLRHVEGFTTQEVADALGLRTGSVKRHLFRAVHTLRGALGGAIR, encoded by the coding sequence ATGGCGACGATTCCCGCGCCGGACGACCCCGAAGCGCTCTACCGGCGTCACCGTCCCCGGGTGGTGCGCCTCTGCCAGCTGCTGCTCCGCGACCCGGCCGAGGCGCAGGACGTCGCGCAGGAGGTCTTCCTCCGTCTCCTGCGTGCGGCCGAGGCCGGGCGGACGCCCGCCGCATGGGGGGCGTGGCTCTCGCGCGTGACGGTGAACGCCTGTCGCGACCGGCGGCGCGGACGCTGGTGGCGGTGGTGGCGCGACGCGGGCCTCGAGATCGACGTCGCGAGCCTGGCGGCGCCGGGGGGGACGCCCGAGCTGACCGCCCTGCGCACCGAGCTCCGGGGCGCCGTGTGGACGGCGTTCCGCCGGCTGCCCGCGCGCCAGCGCGAGGTGTTCGTCCTGCGGCACGTCGAAGGCTTCACCACGCAGGAGGTCGCCGACGCCCTGGGCCTGCGGACGGGGAGCGTGAAGCGACATCTCTTCCGCGCCGTGCACACGCTGCGCGGCGCGCTCGGAGGAGCGATCCGATGA
- the trmFO gene encoding methylenetetrahydrofolate--tRNA-(uracil(54)-C(5))-methyltransferase (FADH(2)-oxidizing) TrmFO, with product MSAPRVTIVGGGLAGCEAAWQLAHAGVGVDLYEMRPVRGTAAHTGDRLGELVCSNSFRNATLETAVGLLKEEMRHLGSLVMQVADRHQVPAGACLAVDRGRFAESVTEAIAALPSVRLVREEVTALPDGLTILASGPLTSPALSEALASVLGTKHLYFYDAIAPTITTESIDMSVAWKASRWDKGGEDYVNCPLDRERYYAFVEAVAAAEKVPTREFERCIYFEGCMPIEEMVRRGPDTLAFGPMRPVGLDDPRTGRRPFACVQLRQDDAEGRLFNMVGFQTKMTHPEQRRIFRMIPGLEKAEFVRLGSLHRNTYVDSPSLLLPTLQVVQRRSLMLAGQIVGVEGYVESAATGLLAGLNAARLLAGRPLAVPPASTALGSLLAYVSQRGKKDFQPMNANYGLFPPLARGLRGREKKLAFADRALRDLAAWRDEQGVAPAPGSASVA from the coding sequence GTGAGCGCGCCGCGCGTCACCATCGTCGGCGGCGGGCTCGCGGGCTGCGAGGCCGCCTGGCAGCTCGCGCACGCGGGCGTCGGCGTCGACCTCTACGAGATGCGTCCGGTGCGCGGCACCGCGGCGCACACGGGCGACCGGCTCGGTGAGCTGGTCTGCTCGAACTCCTTTCGCAACGCCACGCTCGAGACGGCGGTCGGGCTCCTCAAGGAGGAGATGCGGCACCTGGGCTCGCTGGTCATGCAGGTGGCCGACCGCCACCAGGTGCCGGCGGGTGCGTGTCTCGCGGTCGATCGCGGGCGCTTCGCGGAGAGCGTCACCGAGGCGATCGCGGCGTTGCCGTCGGTGCGGCTCGTGCGCGAGGAGGTCACCGCGCTTCCCGACGGCCTCACGATCCTCGCGTCCGGCCCGCTGACGTCGCCCGCGCTGTCCGAGGCGCTGGCGAGCGTGCTCGGCACCAAGCACCTCTACTTCTACGACGCCATCGCGCCGACGATCACCACCGAGTCGATCGACATGTCGGTCGCGTGGAAGGCGTCGCGCTGGGACAAGGGCGGCGAGGACTACGTCAACTGCCCGCTCGATCGCGAGCGCTACTACGCCTTCGTCGAGGCGGTGGCGGCGGCCGAGAAGGTGCCGACGCGCGAGTTCGAGCGCTGCATCTACTTCGAGGGCTGCATGCCCATCGAGGAGATGGTGCGCCGTGGCCCCGACACGCTCGCGTTCGGCCCCATGCGTCCCGTCGGCCTCGACGATCCGCGCACCGGCCGCCGCCCGTTCGCCTGCGTGCAGCTGCGCCAGGACGACGCCGAGGGCCGGCTGTTCAACATGGTGGGCTTCCAGACCAAGATGACCCACCCCGAGCAGCGCCGCATCTTCCGCATGATCCCGGGGCTCGAGAAGGCGGAATTCGTGCGGCTCGGCAGCCTGCACCGCAACACGTACGTCGACTCGCCCTCGCTCCTGCTGCCGACGCTCCAGGTGGTGCAGCGGCGCTCGCTGATGCTCGCCGGACAGATCGTTGGCGTCGAGGGGTACGTCGAGTCCGCGGCGACGGGGCTGCTCGCGGGACTCAACGCCGCGCGCCTCCTGGCCGGCCGCCCGCTCGCCGTACCGCCCGCGAGCACCGCGCTCGGCTCGCTGCTCGCCTACGTGTCGCAGCGCGGGAAGAAGGACTTCCAGCCCATGAACGCCAACTACGGGCTCTTCCCGCCGCTCGCGCGCGGGCTGCGCGGGCGCGAGAAGAAGCTGGCGTTCGCCGACCGCGCGCTGCGCGATCTCGCCGCCTGGCGCGACGAGCAGGGCGTCGCCCCGGCCCCCGGCTCCGCCTCGGTGGCGTGA
- a CDS encoding periplasmic heavy metal sensor: MRLVRSTCTLTAVALSSLLAIAGPAQAQPDASPPATPAMAAPHPCLPPQGGGRHMRVKGFGGPFGDHMLLDGDPGMMLPAMLQGVGLTAEQQAQVRAILQRHHETLSELFAKLRTANQAVADTLIVPDTTPEAATQKLDDAIAVRAQLMREGLAIALEVRAILTPEQLAKGAAVKTRMRELREEMRQLVGDPVEIGLPPPPPPPQ; the protein is encoded by the coding sequence ATGCGACTCGTACGTTCCACGTGCACGCTCACCGCCGTCGCGCTGAGCAGCCTCCTCGCGATCGCCGGGCCGGCCCAGGCGCAGCCGGACGCTTCGCCGCCCGCGACGCCGGCCATGGCGGCGCCGCACCCGTGCCTGCCGCCGCAGGGCGGCGGCAGGCACATGCGTGTGAAGGGCTTCGGCGGCCCGTTCGGCGACCACATGCTGCTCGACGGCGACCCCGGCATGATGCTGCCCGCGATGCTCCAGGGCGTCGGGCTCACCGCCGAGCAGCAGGCGCAGGTGCGGGCGATCCTGCAGCGTCATCACGAGACGCTCTCCGAGCTCTTCGCCAAGCTGCGGACGGCGAACCAGGCCGTGGCCGACACCCTCATCGTTCCGGACACGACGCCCGAGGCCGCCACCCAGAAGCTCGACGACGCGATCGCGGTGCGCGCGCAGCTGATGCGCGAGGGCCTCGCGATCGCGCTCGAGGTGCGGGCCATCCTCACCCCCGAGCAGCTGGCCAAGGGCGCCGCGGTGAAGACCCGGATGCGCGAGCTGCGCGAGGAGATGCGTCAGCTGGTCGGCGACCCGGTCGAGATCGGGCTGCCCCCACCGCCCCCCCCGCCGCAGTAG
- a CDS encoding discoidin domain-containing protein, giving the protein MDDSTGDTWFADYCRWRLGRLSPIVTNLALARPGVVASMSDPGLCFFGICGTASNAIDGDIDGNWANESVAHSFFTNKPYWQVDLGNSFALEELELWNRTDCCAARLQNFDVFVSDNPFVSTDPAVTAMQPGVLRIHQGPAPGRVFASPINRSGRYIRIQLLGSSDPLQLAEVLVYGVR; this is encoded by the coding sequence GTGGATGATTCCACGGGCGACACGTGGTTCGCTGACTACTGCCGGTGGCGTCTTGGCCGGCTGTCCCCAATCGTTACCAATCTTGCCCTCGCCAGGCCTGGTGTCGTCGCATCCATGTCGGACCCTGGATTATGCTTCTTTGGGATTTGCGGGACTGCATCAAATGCGATCGACGGGGATATCGATGGAAACTGGGCGAATGAGTCGGTGGCGCATTCGTTCTTTACCAACAAGCCATACTGGCAGGTGGATCTTGGCAACTCATTCGCCTTGGAGGAGCTCGAGCTGTGGAACCGAACGGATTGCTGCGCAGCTCGCCTGCAGAACTTTGATGTGTTCGTGTCAGACAATCCATTCGTCTCGACCGATCCCGCGGTGACCGCCATGCAGCCGGGTGTCTTGCGGATTCATCAGGGGCCGGCGCCGGGAAGGGTGTTCGCCTCGCCAATCAACCGTAGCGGGCGATACATTCGCATACAGCTGTTGGGGTCGAGCGACCCCCTGCAGTTGGCAGAGGTGCTCGTCTACGGGGTGCGGTAG
- a CDS encoding transposase, giving the protein MREPRRCGRASSRPSRWCTSFGKGVAACRWRSRQHGISEQTYYRWKKKFSDLGTAEVRELRQLREENRKLKQVGGAGKKW; this is encoded by the coding sequence ATGAGGGAGCCGCGGCGATGCGGACGAGCAAGTTCACGCCCGAGCAGATGGTGCACATCGTTCGGCAAGGGGGTAGCGGCGTGCCGGTGGCGGAGCCGCCAGCATGGGATCAGCGAGCAGACCTACTACCGCTGGAAGAAGAAGTTCAGCGACCTGGGGACGGCCGAGGTACGAGAGCTGCGCCAGCTGCGCGAGGAGAACCGCAAGCTGAAGCAGGTCGGAGGCGCTGGGAAAAAGTGGTAG